A genomic region of Arachis stenosperma cultivar V10309 chromosome 9, arast.V10309.gnm1.PFL2, whole genome shotgun sequence contains the following coding sequences:
- the LOC130948266 gene encoding probable LRR receptor-like serine/threonine-protein kinase At1g05700, with product MVLVGALLWSSMERAIIHWILVLTLCASFILVKGAVAAMSSSTAANAPGFITIDCGSNREYLDKGTGIWYESDTKFVETGENWKVAGSSNLNDPYFGKASRTARCFPEGVRNCYTLTRVPQQQRYLIRAIFIYNNYDGKNQNMTFDIHLGVNLWDTVSLDSNYYWSFTEIIYTHTSDSIQICLVKTGQSTPCISSLELRPLSSSVYDLNSTTNSRLLLYLRTDIASLDAPEYVRYKDDVYDRIWRYDREVDSWQSLELDNYSTAIDIGSNKSDSYKVPSKVMRTVATSQSVSDALEFSYSSVLGIELENSSEYYTYFHFAEIEQLGVGKKRIIDITINSQSILSEPLVLEYLKPVTVTSAYTAHGDIIVSISATSGSEAPPILNALEIYRFVPEIDFPTDAKDVSAIEDIKSAYQIITKLNWQGDPCRPTQFTWEGLNCTSHKNARIKSLNLRSSKLSGQINISFSYFTELEFLDLSDNELEGPVPEFLAELPKLKVLNLTKNKLSGLIPEALLKKADNKSLQLSVADNPNLCMKYSCNKKNFFVPLIASLPALIVILFILLGFWISKRRQKGPTLHIPTKDKLDSRKEVCLESKQKAFSYTEILNITDNFKTIIGEGGFGKVYLGVLQDRTQVAVKLLSVSSTQGYKEFQSEVELHSSIRHRNLVSLVGYCDEGEIKALIYEYMANGNLHRHLSKQHPNVLKWDERLNIAIDVANGLDYLHNGCKTPIVHRDLKTSNILLDKWNHAKISDFGLSRAFPNDDDSHISTRPAGTPGYIDPEFHRVGYLNKKSDVYSLGIILLELMTGEPAIIVRDDGAIHILEWVRPILERGDDIQNIVDSRLLQQGDFNVDSLRKVFEIALCCTRVSAQRPDISQVLLDLKDFLFLEMVSIAPDMSMQLETEFSLVGR from the exons ATGGTTCTTGTTGGCGCATTATTGTGGTCAAGCATGGAGAGAGCAATAATACACTGGATTCTGGTTTTAACCTTATGTGCTTCCTTTATACTCGTTAAAGGAGCAGTAGCTGCTATGTCATCCAGTACTGCTGCTAATGCTCCAG GGTTCATCACGATTGATTGTGGATCGAACAGAGAATACTTGGACAAAGGAACTGGAATTTGGTACGAGAGCGATACAAAATTTGTAGAAACAGGAGAGAATTGGAAAGTAGCAGGGAGTTCGAATTTAAACGATCCATACTTTGGGAAAGCGTCGAGAACGGCGAGATGCTTTCCGGAAGGAGTGAGGAACTGCTACACTCTGACGAGAGTGCCACAACAACAAAGGTATCTAATTAGGGCGATATTCATATATAACAACTATGATGGCAAAAATCAAAACATGACATTTGATATTCACCTTGGAGTGAATCTGTGGGACACAGTGAGTCTTGATTCCAATTATTATTGGTCTTTCACTGAGATTATATACACTCACACCAGTGATTCCATACAAATTTGTCTTGTAAAAACTGGCCAATCCACTCCTTGCATTTCTTCTTTGGAACTACGCCCTTTGAGTAGCTCTGTTTATGATCTCAACTCGACCACCAATTCACGGCTACTGTTGTATTTACGGACTGACATCGCCTCCCTTGACGCACCTGAGTATGTCAG GTACAAAGATGATGTGTATGACCGGATTTGGCGTTATGATCGCGAAGTAGATAGTTGGCAAAGCTTGGAATTAGATAACTACTCAACCGCCATTGATATTGGAAGCAATAAATCTGATTCTTATAAAGTACCGTCCAAAGTAATGAGGACTGTTGCAACATCACAGAGTGTTTCTGATGCCTTGGAATTTAGTTATAGCAGTGTGCTTGGAATCGAACTTGAAAACTCTAGCGAGTATTATACATACTTCCACTTTGCTGAAATTGAGCAACTTGGGGTtggaaaaaaaagaataattgaCATCACCATTAACTCGCAAAGCATTCTCTCAGAACCTTTGGTTCTTGAATACTTGAAACCAGTCACTGTTACTTCTGCATATACAGCACATGGTGATATTATTGTTAGCATTAGTGCAACTTCAGGATCAGAAGCTCCCCCAATCCTCAACGCCCTTGAGATCTATCGGTTCGTACCGGAGATTGATTTCCCAACTGACGCAAAAGACG TGTCTGCAATAGAGGACATAAAAAGCGCTTACCAAATTATTACAAAGTTGAATTGGCAAGGTGATCCATGTCGTCCTACACAGTTTACATGGGAGGGTCTCAACTGTACCTCACACAAAAATGCAAGGATCAAATCTTT GAACCTCAGGTCAAGCAAATTGAGTGGGCAGATAAATATTTCCTTCTCATATTTTACAGAACTAGAATTTTT GGATTTGTCTGACAATGAGTTGGAAGGACCTGTGCCTGAGTTTTTAGCAGAGTTGCCGAAATTAAAAGTTCT TAATTTAACTAAGAACAAGCTTTCAGGTTTAATTCCTGAGGCTCTATTGAAGAAGGCAGATAATAAGTCTTTGCAATTAAG TGTGGCTGATAATCCTAATCTATGTATGAAATATTCATGCAATAAGAAGAACTTTTTTGTACCCCTTATTGCATCACTTCCAGCTTTAATTGTCATCCTTTTCATTCTCCTTGGATTTTGGATATCAAAAAGAAGACAGAAAG GTCCAACTCTACATATCCCCACCAAAGACAAGTTGGATTCTAGAAAAGAAGTATGTTTGGAGTcaaaacaaaaagcattcagTTATACTGAGATTCTCAATATTACTGATAACTTTAAAACAATAATTGGAGAAGGAGGATTTGGAAAAGTTTATCTTGGCGTTCTACAAGATCGCACTCAAGTTGCCGTCAAATTGCTTTCGGTATCTTCCACACAAGGCTACAAAGAATTCCAATCAGAG GTAGAACTCCATAGTAGTATTCGTCATAGGAACTTGGTGTCCCTCGTTGGCTATTGTGATGAAGGAGAGATTAAAGCATTGATTTATGAATACATGGCAAATGGAAATCTCCATCGACATTTATCAA AGCAACATCCAAATGTGTTGAAGTGGGATGAGAGACTTAATATTGCAATTGATGTGGCGAATG GACTAGATTATTTGCATAATGGTTGTAAGACACCAATTGTACATAGAGATTTGAAGACTTCAAACATATTACTAGATAAGTGGAATCATGCCAAGATATCTGATTTTGGTCTTAGTAGAGCTTTTCCTAATGATGATGATTCTCACATATCAACTCGCCCTGCTGGCACACCAGGCTACATTGATCCGGA GTTTCATAGGGTTGGATACTTGAATAAAAAGAGCGACGTTTATAGCTTGGGAATAATTCTGCTTGAATTGATGACGGGTGAACCTGCAATAATAGTAAGAGATGATGGTGCCATTCACATACTTGAATGGGTTAGGCCCATACTTGAAAGAGGTGATGATATTCAAAACATTGTTGATTCAAGGTTGTTGCAACAAGGAGACTTTAATGTTGACTCTTTAAGGAAAGTTTTTGAGATTGCCTTGTGTTGCACAAGAGTTTCAGCTCAAAGACCAGACATAAGTCAAGTCCTTTTAGACCTAAAAGATTTCTTATTTCTTGAAATGGTTAGCATTGCACCTGACATGTCCATGCAACTTGAAACTGAATTTTCTCTTGTAGGAAGGTAA
- the LOC130948890 gene encoding receptor-like protein kinase At3g21340 has translation MASLAAALILILLIPGFWILQRRRKEKEAHTIKEGASLKLKQAAFTYNEILSITDNFKTMIGEGGFGKVYFGILPDHTQVAIKLLSPSSRQGYTEFQSEVHLHSLIRHRNLVSLVGYCDEGENKALIYEYMSNGNLRQHLSRQNPYVLNWNERLNIAIDAVNGLNYLHNGCNPSIVHRDLKTSNILLDEWKHAKIADFGLSRAFRNDIDSHISTCPAGTPGYIDPEFQRVGCLNKKSDIYSTGIILLELISGRPAISREGKGEAIHILEWVRPIFERGDDDGIQNIVDSRLLQGEFNVDSARKVVQIAVSCASPTAAERPDINQVLVELKECLSFGAPEVSVHIETECSLISGR, from the exons ATGGCATCTCTTGCAGCAGCTTTAATTTTAATCCTTTTGATCCCTGGATTTTGGATACTTCAAAGAAGACGGAAAGAAAAAG AAGCACATACTATTAAAGAGGGAGCATCGTTGAAATTAAAACAAGCAGCATTCACTTACAATGAGATTCTCTCTATCACTGATAACTTCAAAACAATGATTGGAGAAGGAGGATTTGGAAAAGTTTATTTTGGCATTTTACCGGATCACACTCAAGTTGCTATCAAGTTGCTTTCTCCATCATCACGGCAAGGTTATACGGAGTTTCAATCAGAG GTACATCTTCATAGCCTTATTCGTCATAGGAACTTAGTCTCTCTCGTTGGGTATTGTGATGAAGGAGAGAATAAAGCATTGATTTATGAATATATGTCCAATGGAAATCTCCGGCAACATTTGTCAA GGCAAAACCCATATGTGTTGAATTGGAATGAGAGACTGAACATAGCAATTGATGCAGTGAATG GACTAAATTATTTGCATAATGGTTGCAATCCATCAATCGTACATAGAGATTTGAAGACTTCAAATATATTGCTAGATGAGTGGAAGCATGCCAAGATAGCTGATTTTGGTCTAAGTAGAGCATTTCGTAATGATATTGATTCTCACATATCAACCTGTCCTGCTGGTACCCCAGGTTATATTGATCCAGA GTTTCAAAGGGTTGGATGTTTGAATAAGAAAAGCGATATTTACAGCACTGGCATCATTCTGCTTGAGTTGATAAGCGGGAGACCTGCAATATCAAGAGAAGGCAAAGGAGAAGCCATTCACATACTTGAATGGGTTAGGCCCATATTTGAAAGAGGTGATGATGATGGCATTCAAAACATTGTTGATTCAAGGTTGTTGCAAGGAGAATTCAATGTTGATTCCGCAAGAAAAGTTGTACAGATTGCAGTGTCTTGCGCTTCACCAACTGCAGCTGAAAGACCAGACATAAATCAAGTCCTTGTAGAGCTGAAGGAATGCTTATCTTTTGGTGCGCCTGAGGTGTCCGTACACATTGAAACTGAGTGTTCTCTCATCTCCGGTAGATAG